A part of Herpetosiphon gulosus genomic DNA contains:
- the cysC gene encoding adenylyl-sulfate kinase, translated as MSQGYIIWFTGLSGAGKSTIAAALAEVLRERDQRVEVLDGDVVRTHLSKGLGFSKEDRDTNVRRIGWVCDLVSRHGGVAIAAAISPYRQTREEIRASTARFVEVYIDCPLEVCIDRDVKGLYAKALAGEIPHFTGVSDPYEPPTNPEVVIPSHAESLDASVARIVNTLEELGYLPTVAAVEEGA; from the coding sequence ATGAGTCAGGGATATATTATCTGGTTTACTGGTTTATCAGGCGCAGGCAAATCGACGATAGCGGCGGCTTTGGCCGAGGTGCTGCGCGAACGCGACCAACGGGTCGAGGTGCTTGATGGCGATGTTGTGCGCACCCATTTGAGCAAAGGTTTGGGCTTCTCGAAGGAAGATCGCGATACCAATGTGCGGCGCATCGGTTGGGTTTGTGATTTGGTTTCGCGCCATGGCGGAGTGGCAATTGCCGCCGCTATCTCGCCCTATCGCCAAACCCGCGAGGAAATTCGCGCCAGCACCGCTCGTTTTGTCGAAGTCTATATCGATTGCCCATTGGAAGTTTGTATCGACCGCGATGTCAAAGGCTTGTATGCCAAGGCGTTGGCTGGCGAAATTCCCCATTTCACTGGGGTCTCCGACCCATATGAACCACCAACCAATCCTGAGGTGGTGATTCCAAGCCACGCCGAATCGCTCGATGCTAGCGTTGCCCGCATTGTTAACACATTGGAAGAACTTGGCTATCTACCGACGGTTGCCGCCGTTGAGGAGGGCGCATGA